In one window of Nicotiana tabacum cultivar K326 chromosome 12, ASM71507v2, whole genome shotgun sequence DNA:
- the LOC107759145 gene encoding ASC1-like protein translates to MENFIDWEEESYPQYEDFIVLPLFALFFPTVRYFLDKFLFEKVARRLIFGKRKLVLENETDRRRKRLRKFKESAWKCMYFLSAEVFALSVTYNEPWLKSTRYYWVGPGDQVWPEQKYKSKLKAHYMYAGGFYAYSIFALIFWETRRSDFGVSMSHHVATAVLIVLSYIFRFARVGSVVLALHDASDIFLEIGKMSKYSGAEGLASFSFVLFALSWIVLRLTYFPFWVLWSTSYEVIQTLDKEKHKVEGPIYYYVFNSLLYCLLVLHIYWWVLIYRMLVKQIQSRGQLSEDVRSDSEEEDGHEH, encoded by the exons ATGGAGAATTTTATTGATTGGGAAGAAGAATCCTACCCACAATATGAAGATTTCATTGTGCTTCCTTTGTTTGCCCTTTTCTTTCCCACTGTCAGATATTTTCTCGATAAATTCTTATTTGAG AAAGTGGCTAGAAGATTAATATTTGGAAAAAGAAAGTTGGTGCTGGAAAATGAGACAGATAGACGGAGAAAAAGGTTACGGAAATTCAAAGAATCAGCATGGAAATGTATGTATTTTCTATCAGCAGAAGTTTTCGCACTTTCAGTGACCTATAACGAGCCTTGGTTGAAATCAACCAGATACTATTGGGTAGGGCCTGGAGATCAGGTCTGGCCCGAGCAGAAATATAA GTCAAAGCTAAAGGCACATTATATGTATGCCGGTGGATTTTATGCATATTCGATATTTGCACTTATATTCTGGGAAACAAGACGATCGGACTTTGGGGTTTCAATGAGTCATCATGTTGCTACAGCAGTTCTTATTGTCTTGTCCTATATTTTCAG GTTTGCAAGAGTTGGCTCAGTTGTTTTAGCGCTTCATGATGCCAGTGATATATTCCTGGAAATAGGGAAAATGTCCAAATACAGTGGTGCTGAAGGTCTTGCCAGTTTTTCATTTGTCCTTTTTGCTTTGTCTTGGATTGTACTTCGCCTCACATACTTCCCTTTCTGGGTTCTTTGGAGTACAAG TTACGAAGTTATCCAGACCTTGGATAAGGAGAAGCACAAAGTTGAAGGACCGATCTACTACTACGTATTCAATTCACTTCTATACTGCTTGCTGGTTCTTCATATATATTGGTGGGTGTTGATATACCGGATGCTTGTTAAACAAATCCAGTCTAGGGGCCAACTAAGTGAGGATGTTAGATCTG ATTCTGAAGAGGAAGATGGCCATGAACATTGA